Proteins from a genomic interval of Panthera tigris isolate Pti1 chromosome A2, P.tigris_Pti1_mat1.1, whole genome shotgun sequence:
- the CCM2 gene encoding cerebral cavernous malformations 2 protein isoform X2 — MENEPGIVSPFKRVFLKGEKSRDKKAHEKVTERRPLHTVALSLPERVEPDRLLSDYIEKEVKYLGQLTSIPGYLNPSSRTEILHFIDNAKRAHQLPGHLTQEHDAVISLSAYNVKLAWRDGEDTILRVPIHDIAAVSYVRDDASHLVVLKTAQDPGISPSQSLCAESSRGLTAVSLSESGVGPVEACCLVILATESKVAAEELCSLLGQVFQIVYTESTIDFLDRAIFDGASTPTHHLSLHSDDSSTKVDVKEPYETEVGTFSFPECVHAGGVSPLSFCMQTAPHSKTVSESELSATATELLQDYMLTLRTKLSSQEIQQFAALLHEYRDGASVHEFCINLRQLYGDSRKFLLLGLRPFIPEKDSQHFENFLETIGVKDGRGIITDSFGRYRRALSSTSTCTCPGNRATGSSDDQSAPSEGDEWDRMISDISNDIEALGCSMDRDSA; from the exons ATGGAGAACGAG CCCGGGATTGTGTCGCCGTTTAAACGAGTATTCCTAAAAGGTGAAAAGAGTAGAGATAAGAAAGCCCATGAGAAGGTGACAGAGAGGCGCCCTCTGCACACTGTGGCTCTGTCCCTGCCTGAGCGCGTGGAGCCTGACAGACTGCTGAGCGACTACATCGAGAAGGAGGTGAAG TACTTAGGTCAGTTAACGTCCATACCAGGATACCTGAATCCCTCCAGTAGGACCGAAATCCTGCATTTCATAGACAATGCAAAG AGAGCCCATCAGCTCCccggacacctgacccaggagcaCGACGCTGTGATCAGCCTGTCTGCCTACAATGTCAAGCTGGCCTGGCGGGACGGGGAAGACACCATCCTCAGGGTCCCCATCCATGACATCGCCGCCGTGTCCTACGTGCGGGACGACGCCTCGCACCTGGTGGTCCTGAAGACAG CCCAGGACCCTGGCATCTCCCCCAGCCAGAGTCTGTGTGCAGAAAGTTCCAGAGGCCTCACCGCAGTCTCCCTGTCAGAGAGCGGAGTGGGGCCTGTGGAGGCGTGCTGCCTGGTCATCCTGGCGACCGAGAGCAAG GTCGCTGCTGAGGAGCTGTGCTCCCTGCTCGGGCAGGTCTTCCAGATTGTGTACACAGAGTCCACCATCGACTTTCTGGACCGAGCCATATTTGACGGGGCCTCGACACCCACCCACCACCTGTCTCTCCACAGCG ACGACTCTTCCACCAAGGTGGACGTGAAGGAGCCGTATGAGACAGAAGTGGGCACGTT CTCCTTCCCCGAGTGCGTGCACGCAGGCGGCGTGTCGCCCTTGTCCTTCTGTATGCAGACGGCGCCCCACTCCAAGACGGTCAGTGAGAGCGAGCTGAGCGCCACTGCCACCGAGCTGCTGCAGGACTACATGCTCACG cTGCGCACCAAGCTGTCCTCGCAGGAGATCCAGCAGTTCGCGGCGCTGCTGCATGAGTACCGGGATGGGGCCTCAGTGCATGAGTTCTGCATCAATCTGCGCCAGCTGTATGGGGACAGCCGCAAGTTCCTATTGCTGG GTTTGCGGCCCTTTATCCCAGAGAAGGACAGCCAGCACTTCGAGAACTTTCTCGAGACCATCGGGGTGAAGGATGGCCGGGGCATCATCACTGACAGCTTTGGCAGGTACCGGCGGGCGCTGAGCTCCAcctccacctgcacctgcccTGGGAACAGGGCCACGGGCAGCTCGGACGACCAGTCTGCGCCCTCGGAAGGGGACGAGTGGGACCGCATGATTTCGGACATCAGCAACGACATCGAGGCTCTGGGCTGCAGCATGGACCGGGACTCGGCCTGA
- the CCM2 gene encoding cerebral cavernous malformations 2 protein isoform X3, giving the protein MDEEGKKGKKPGIVSPFKRVFLKGEKSRDKKAHEKVTERRPLHTVALSLPERVEPDRLLSDYIEKEVKYLGQLTSIPGYLNPSSRTEILHFIDNAKRAHQLPGHLTQEHDAVISLSAYNVKLAWRDGEDTILRVPIHDIAAVSYVRDDASHLVVLKTAQDPGISPSQSLCAESSRGLTAVSLSESGVGPVEACCLVILATESKVFQIVYTESTIDFLDRAIFDGASTPTHHLSLHSDDSSTKVDVKEPYETEVGTFSFPECVHAGGVSPLSFCMQTAPHSKTVSESELSATATELLQDYMLTLRTKLSSQEIQQFAALLHEYRDGASVHEFCINLRQLYGDSRKFLLLGLRPFIPEKDSQHFENFLETIGVKDGRGIITDSFGRYRRALSSTSTCTCPGNRATGSSDDQSAPSEGDEWDRMISDISNDIEALGCSMDRDSA; this is encoded by the exons CCCGGGATTGTGTCGCCGTTTAAACGAGTATTCCTAAAAGGTGAAAAGAGTAGAGATAAGAAAGCCCATGAGAAGGTGACAGAGAGGCGCCCTCTGCACACTGTGGCTCTGTCCCTGCCTGAGCGCGTGGAGCCTGACAGACTGCTGAGCGACTACATCGAGAAGGAGGTGAAG TACTTAGGTCAGTTAACGTCCATACCAGGATACCTGAATCCCTCCAGTAGGACCGAAATCCTGCATTTCATAGACAATGCAAAG AGAGCCCATCAGCTCCccggacacctgacccaggagcaCGACGCTGTGATCAGCCTGTCTGCCTACAATGTCAAGCTGGCCTGGCGGGACGGGGAAGACACCATCCTCAGGGTCCCCATCCATGACATCGCCGCCGTGTCCTACGTGCGGGACGACGCCTCGCACCTGGTGGTCCTGAAGACAG CCCAGGACCCTGGCATCTCCCCCAGCCAGAGTCTGTGTGCAGAAAGTTCCAGAGGCCTCACCGCAGTCTCCCTGTCAGAGAGCGGAGTGGGGCCTGTGGAGGCGTGCTGCCTGGTCATCCTGGCGACCGAGAGCAAG GTCTTCCAGATTGTGTACACAGAGTCCACCATCGACTTTCTGGACCGAGCCATATTTGACGGGGCCTCGACACCCACCCACCACCTGTCTCTCCACAGCG ACGACTCTTCCACCAAGGTGGACGTGAAGGAGCCGTATGAGACAGAAGTGGGCACGTT CTCCTTCCCCGAGTGCGTGCACGCAGGCGGCGTGTCGCCCTTGTCCTTCTGTATGCAGACGGCGCCCCACTCCAAGACGGTCAGTGAGAGCGAGCTGAGCGCCACTGCCACCGAGCTGCTGCAGGACTACATGCTCACG cTGCGCACCAAGCTGTCCTCGCAGGAGATCCAGCAGTTCGCGGCGCTGCTGCATGAGTACCGGGATGGGGCCTCAGTGCATGAGTTCTGCATCAATCTGCGCCAGCTGTATGGGGACAGCCGCAAGTTCCTATTGCTGG GTTTGCGGCCCTTTATCCCAGAGAAGGACAGCCAGCACTTCGAGAACTTTCTCGAGACCATCGGGGTGAAGGATGGCCGGGGCATCATCACTGACAGCTTTGGCAGGTACCGGCGGGCGCTGAGCTCCAcctccacctgcacctgcccTGGGAACAGGGCCACGGGCAGCTCGGACGACCAGTCTGCGCCCTCGGAAGGGGACGAGTGGGACCGCATGATTTCGGACATCAGCAACGACATCGAGGCTCTGGGCTGCAGCATGGACCGGGACTCGGCCTGA
- the CCM2 gene encoding cerebral cavernous malformations 2 protein isoform X1 has protein sequence MDEEGKKGKKPGIVSPFKRVFLKGEKSRDKKAHEKVTERRPLHTVALSLPERVEPDRLLSDYIEKEVKYLGQLTSIPGYLNPSSRTEILHFIDNAKRAHQLPGHLTQEHDAVISLSAYNVKLAWRDGEDTILRVPIHDIAAVSYVRDDASHLVVLKTAQDPGISPSQSLCAESSRGLTAVSLSESGVGPVEACCLVILATESKVAAEELCSLLGQVFQIVYTESTIDFLDRAIFDGASTPTHHLSLHSDDSSTKVDVKEPYETEVGTFSFPECVHAGGVSPLSFCMQTAPHSKTVSESELSATATELLQDYMLTLRTKLSSQEIQQFAALLHEYRDGASVHEFCINLRQLYGDSRKFLLLGLRPFIPEKDSQHFENFLETIGVKDGRGIITDSFGRYRRALSSTSTCTCPGNRATGSSDDQSAPSEGDEWDRMISDISNDIEALGCSMDRDSA, from the exons CCCGGGATTGTGTCGCCGTTTAAACGAGTATTCCTAAAAGGTGAAAAGAGTAGAGATAAGAAAGCCCATGAGAAGGTGACAGAGAGGCGCCCTCTGCACACTGTGGCTCTGTCCCTGCCTGAGCGCGTGGAGCCTGACAGACTGCTGAGCGACTACATCGAGAAGGAGGTGAAG TACTTAGGTCAGTTAACGTCCATACCAGGATACCTGAATCCCTCCAGTAGGACCGAAATCCTGCATTTCATAGACAATGCAAAG AGAGCCCATCAGCTCCccggacacctgacccaggagcaCGACGCTGTGATCAGCCTGTCTGCCTACAATGTCAAGCTGGCCTGGCGGGACGGGGAAGACACCATCCTCAGGGTCCCCATCCATGACATCGCCGCCGTGTCCTACGTGCGGGACGACGCCTCGCACCTGGTGGTCCTGAAGACAG CCCAGGACCCTGGCATCTCCCCCAGCCAGAGTCTGTGTGCAGAAAGTTCCAGAGGCCTCACCGCAGTCTCCCTGTCAGAGAGCGGAGTGGGGCCTGTGGAGGCGTGCTGCCTGGTCATCCTGGCGACCGAGAGCAAG GTCGCTGCTGAGGAGCTGTGCTCCCTGCTCGGGCAGGTCTTCCAGATTGTGTACACAGAGTCCACCATCGACTTTCTGGACCGAGCCATATTTGACGGGGCCTCGACACCCACCCACCACCTGTCTCTCCACAGCG ACGACTCTTCCACCAAGGTGGACGTGAAGGAGCCGTATGAGACAGAAGTGGGCACGTT CTCCTTCCCCGAGTGCGTGCACGCAGGCGGCGTGTCGCCCTTGTCCTTCTGTATGCAGACGGCGCCCCACTCCAAGACGGTCAGTGAGAGCGAGCTGAGCGCCACTGCCACCGAGCTGCTGCAGGACTACATGCTCACG cTGCGCACCAAGCTGTCCTCGCAGGAGATCCAGCAGTTCGCGGCGCTGCTGCATGAGTACCGGGATGGGGCCTCAGTGCATGAGTTCTGCATCAATCTGCGCCAGCTGTATGGGGACAGCCGCAAGTTCCTATTGCTGG GTTTGCGGCCCTTTATCCCAGAGAAGGACAGCCAGCACTTCGAGAACTTTCTCGAGACCATCGGGGTGAAGGATGGCCGGGGCATCATCACTGACAGCTTTGGCAGGTACCGGCGGGCGCTGAGCTCCAcctccacctgcacctgcccTGGGAACAGGGCCACGGGCAGCTCGGACGACCAGTCTGCGCCCTCGGAAGGGGACGAGTGGGACCGCATGATTTCGGACATCAGCAACGACATCGAGGCTCTGGGCTGCAGCATGGACCGGGACTCGGCCTGA